In a single window of the Chondrocystis sp. NIES-4102 genome:
- a CDS encoding 2-amino-4-hydroxy-6-hydroxymethyldihydropteridine pyrophosphokinase, which yields MVKCAIALGSNQGNSLNILEDSLTALGKIPGITLENTSNWYQTKPQDTPTPQPDYLNGCALLSVDQTPDDLLAILQATEIQFGRVDKGTMQPRTLDLDLLLYGDLVLNLPHLTIPHPRMTQRGFVLVPLAEIAADWIEPISGKSIATLLKNVNTSGVQPYAIG from the coding sequence ATGGTTAAATGCGCGATCGCTTTAGGTAGTAATCAGGGAAACTCTCTTAATATTCTGGAGGATTCTTTGACTGCATTGGGCAAAATTCCTGGTATCACTCTTGAGAATACTTCTAACTGGTATCAAACTAAACCCCAAGATACTCCAACACCTCAGCCAGATTATCTCAATGGTTGTGCTTTATTGTCTGTCGATCAAACCCCTGATGATTTATTAGCTATTTTACAAGCTACTGAAATTCAATTTGGCAGAGTCGATAAAGGAACAATGCAACCTAGAACTTTAGATCTCGATTTACTATTATATGGGGATTTAGTTTTAAATTTACCTCATTTAACCATACCCCACCCTAGAATGACACAACGGGGTTTTGTACTTGTACCTTTAGCTGAAATTGCAGCAGATTGGATTGAGCCGATATCGGGTAAAAGCATCGCCACCCTACTAAAGAATGTTAATACTTCTGGTGTGCAGCCTTATGCAATAGGTTAA
- a CDS encoding phycoerythrin-associated linker protein, translating to MITSELTTRSMLPPVASKKMQAWIRSRHLICSGNFFIFETLEYSTIERFEECVTGLGGTFISVEPIRKVWIGNHRQVILYQARASLHTPHHDLKQYWIKYGGFYTRFDERSC from the coding sequence ATGATTACATCGGAGCTAACAACTAGAAGTATGTTACCACCTGTAGCTAGCAAAAAAATGCAAGCTTGGATTAGAAGCCGTCATCTAATTTGTTCTGGTAACTTTTTCATATTTGAAACTTTGGAATATTCCACAATTGAAAGATTTGAGGAATGTGTTACTGGTTTGGGAGGTACTTTTATTTCAGTTGAACCTATTCGCAAGGTTTGGATTGGTAATCATCGTCAAGTGATTTTATATCAAGCTAGAGCAAGTTTACATACACCCCATCATGATTTGAAACAGTACTGGATTAAATACGGTGGATTTTATACAAGATTTGATGAAAGGTCATGTTAG
- a CDS encoding putative phycoerythrin-associated linker protein, CpeS, producing MNIDEFVERSLGKWRSQRSAHHLAFHHFEEVNSEIEILALDHDDHRVIELCKANQVDPHLISSPFYMTWEGESDWDEDEVLRGSTVLVPVPDPENPTIGRLLREQGYAETVPAIGFYQLIEDGSFVLTTQYERACAEEKIWFATPNLRLRVSLIKTGDGKGVTTASFSSEIRALNLDESP from the coding sequence ATGAATATCGATGAATTTGTCGAACGTTCTTTAGGAAAATGGCGATCGCAGCGTAGCGCACATCATTTAGCTTTTCATCATTTTGAAGAAGTTAATTCTGAAATTGAAATTCTTGCTTTAGATCATGATGACCATAGGGTAATAGAACTGTGTAAAGCAAATCAAGTAGATCCTCATTTAATTTCTAGTCCTTTTTATATGACGTGGGAAGGAGAATCTGATTGGGATGAAGATGAAGTATTAAGAGGTTCAACTGTATTAGTTCCTGTACCAGATCCAGAAAACCCAACTATAGGAAGACTTTTAAGAGAACAAGGATATGCCGAAACTGTACCAGCGATCGGTTTTTACCAATTAATTGAAGACGGATCTTTTGTTTTGACTACTCAATATGAAAGAGCTTGCGCCGAAGAAAAAATCTGGTTTGCAACACCAAACTTGCGCCTGCGAGTTTCTTTGATTAAAACAGGTGATGGCAAAGGAGTTACGACTGCTTCCTTTTCTTCAGAGATTCGCGCTCTCAATTTAGATGAGTCTCCCTAG
- a CDS encoding methyltransferase, giving the protein MSSFYMSTEQNYNSIEARLKIDYLLDDKVKEEADKQDVINGLRKNIKSLPARYFYDQLGSQLFEQICELPEYYPTRTEASILSQYAQDIVQQTEVMEIVELGSGSSTKTRYLLDAYPTERPLYYTPVDVSGSILKTSAYELLKDYPQLKIQGKVATYNQALQQLNSYFLGKRIIIFLGSSIGNFDSAECDRLIEEINNSLNSGDYFLLGIDLQKPLDILLAAYNDAQGVTAAFNLNMLQHLNNRFQANFDLNLFKHEAIYNQTAQQIEMYLISQQAQSVTLASLDLTIELEPQERILTEISRKFDLQQMKEYLGNYSQSINGDRHSHLKLVQTYTDPQQWFGLLLCQKT; this is encoded by the coding sequence ATGTCTAGTTTTTATATGTCTACTGAACAAAATTATAATTCGATAGAAGCGCGCTTAAAAATTGATTATTTATTAGATGATAAAGTAAAAGAAGAAGCAGACAAGCAAGATGTGATCAATGGGTTACGAAAAAATATAAAATCCCTTCCTGCTCGCTATTTTTATGATCAATTAGGTTCACAATTATTTGAACAAATTTGTGAGTTACCAGAGTATTATCCGACTCGCACCGAAGCTAGTATACTATCGCAGTATGCTCAAGATATTGTGCAACAAACTGAGGTGATGGAAATAGTGGAGTTGGGTAGTGGAAGTTCTACTAAGACTCGTTATCTTTTAGATGCCTATCCAACTGAGCGTCCTTTATATTATACTCCTGTAGACGTTAGTGGGAGTATTTTAAAAACTAGTGCTTATGAATTACTAAAAGATTATCCACAATTAAAAATTCAAGGAAAAGTTGCTACTTATAATCAAGCTCTACAACAGTTAAATAGCTATTTTTTAGGTAAAAGAATAATTATTTTTCTAGGTAGTAGTATTGGTAATTTTGACTCAGCAGAATGCGATCGCTTAATAGAGGAAATTAATAATTCTCTAAATTCAGGAGATTATTTTCTTTTGGGTATTGATCTACAAAAACCCTTAGACATCCTGCTGGCTGCTTATAATGATGCTCAAGGAGTTACCGCAGCTTTTAACTTAAATATGTTGCAACACCTTAATAATCGTTTTCAAGCCAATTTTGATTTAAATTTATTTAAACATGAAGCAATTTATAATCAAACTGCACAGCAAATTGAAATGTATTTAATTAGTCAACAGGCTCAGTCTGTAACTCTTGCTAGTCTCGACTTGACTATTGAACTTGAACCACAGGAAAGAATTTTAACAGAAATCTCCCGTAAATTTGATCTACAACAAATGAAGGAATATTTAGGTAATTACTCCCAGTCAATAAATGGCGATCGCCATAGTCATTTAAAATTAGTTCAAACCTACACTGATCCTCAACAATGGTTTGGGCTATTACTTTGTCAAAAAACATAA
- the cpcD_1 gene encoding rod linker polypeptide CpcD — protein sequence MLGMITTGNSSISEYGSRIAIQVTGVCRQDVMRTSNYTVKVPYSRMSQTMQNISRMGGKVTGVSVGGTAMSTTSATKTMVTQPEAKS from the coding sequence ATGTTAGGAATGATTACTACTGGCAATAGCAGTATTAGTGAATATGGTAGCCGTATTGCCATCCAGGTAACAGGGGTATGTCGTCAAGACGTGATGCGGACAAGTAACTATACAGTTAAAGTTCCCTATAGTCGTATGTCTCAAACGATGCAAAACATTAGCCGTATGGGTGGAAAAGTAACTGGTGTTTCCGTCGGAGGCACTGCCATGTCTACAACTTCTGCAACTAAAACTATGGTTACTCAACCTGAGGCAAAAAGTTGA
- a CDS encoding S-(hydroxymethyl)glutathione dehydrogenase/class III alcohol dehydrogenase, protein MDVKAAVALGSDKPLEITTVQLEAPQPGEVLVEIKATGVCHTDAYTLSGADPEGLFPTILGHEGAGIVAEIGKGVTSVKPGDKVIPLYTPECRQCKYCLSQKTNLCQAIRSTQGKGVMPNGTSRFSYNGEKLYHYMGTSTFANYTVLPEIAVAKIRDDAPLDKVCLIGCGVTTGLGAVINTAKVEPGSNVVVFGLGGIGLNVIQGAKMVGANKIIGIDLNPEKRALAELYGMTDFVNPKEIEGDLVAHLIELTDGGADYSFECIGSVQVMRQALECCHKGWGVSTIIGVAGAGQEISTRPFQLVTGRVWKGSAFGGARGRTDVPKIVDWYMNGKINIDDLITHTMPIEQINDAFDLMHKGESIRSVVTF, encoded by the coding sequence ATGGATGTTAAAGCAGCCGTGGCTTTGGGATCAGATAAACCTTTAGAAATTACTACAGTACAACTAGAAGCACCCCAACCAGGAGAAGTTTTAGTTGAAATAAAAGCAACAGGAGTCTGTCATACTGATGCTTATACTCTTTCAGGTGCAGATCCAGAAGGCTTATTCCCCACCATTTTAGGACATGAAGGAGCAGGAATTGTTGCTGAGATAGGTAAAGGCGTAACTAGCGTTAAACCTGGAGATAAAGTAATTCCTCTCTACACCCCAGAATGTCGCCAGTGTAAATACTGTTTGAGTCAGAAAACTAACCTATGTCAAGCAATTAGAAGTACTCAGGGAAAAGGAGTTATGCCTAATGGTACAAGTCGTTTTTCCTATAATGGTGAAAAGCTCTATCACTATATGGGTACATCCACCTTCGCTAATTATACAGTTTTACCTGAAATCGCTGTTGCTAAAATTCGTGACGATGCCCCTTTAGACAAGGTATGCTTAATAGGATGCGGAGTAACTACAGGCTTGGGTGCAGTAATTAACACAGCAAAAGTTGAACCTGGATCGAATGTAGTAGTATTTGGTTTGGGTGGTATCGGCTTAAATGTTATTCAAGGAGCAAAAATGGTTGGTGCTAATAAAATTATTGGTATTGATCTTAATCCTGAAAAACGCGCTTTAGCTGAACTTTATGGTATGACTGATTTTGTTAACCCCAAAGAAATAGAGGGAGACTTAGTTGCTCATTTGATAGAATTAACCGACGGTGGCGCAGATTATAGTTTTGAATGTATAGGTAGTGTTCAAGTAATGCGTCAAGCTTTAGAATGTTGTCATAAAGGCTGGGGTGTTTCTACCATTATAGGGGTTGCAGGTGCAGGACAAGAAATTAGCACTCGTCCTTTTCAATTAGTTACAGGTAGAGTTTGGAAAGGTAGTGCTTTTGGAGGTGCTAGAGGTCGTACAGATGTACCTAAAATTGTTGATTGGTATATGAATGGCAAAATTAATATTGATGATTTAATTACTCATACTATGCCTATTGA
- a CDS encoding phycobilisome linker polypeptide, which produces MTFGPASELGVALFEDTAPFERVPGQGESELESIIRAVYRQVLGNAYVMESERATIPESQFKSGQLSVREFVRAIGKSNAYISRFFETSPRYRFIELNFKHFLGRAPNDYDEMKAHSAILDEGGWEAEIDSYLDSDEYQEAYGENIVPFYRGYKSRPGQTMVEFTHMFALTRGAASSDFKGSLAGKSPVLNKNVIQGTPIAIVPPSGGAAGNGWSFQEPPLGARTRQGAGAGENGKIYRLEVTGYSSPGAVNRVSRFRRSNKVYLVPYEQLSQEYQRIHKQGGKIASITVVN; this is translated from the coding sequence ATGACTTTTGGACCAGCATCCGAATTAGGTGTCGCTCTATTTGAGGATACCGCCCCTTTTGAAAGAGTACCAGGTCAAGGCGAATCTGAGTTAGAAAGCATTATTCGTGCAGTCTATCGACAGGTACTAGGAAACGCTTACGTCATGGAAAGCGAAAGGGCTACAATTCCTGAATCACAATTCAAATCAGGACAGTTAAGTGTTAGAGAATTCGTCAGAGCAATTGGCAAATCTAACGCTTATATATCCCGTTTCTTTGAAACTAGTCCTCGCTACCGTTTCATAGAACTAAACTTCAAACATTTTCTTGGTCGTGCGCCCAATGATTATGATGAAATGAAAGCTCACAGTGCTATCCTCGATGAGGGTGGCTGGGAAGCAGAGATAGATTCTTATTTAGATAGTGATGAATATCAAGAAGCTTACGGAGAAAACATTGTACCTTTCTACCGTGGATATAAGAGTCGCCCAGGTCAAACAATGGTGGAATTTACCCATATGTTTGCTTTAACACGTGGTGCTGCTTCTAGCGATTTTAAAGGCAGTTTGGCGGGTAAATCTCCTGTTTTAAATAAAAATGTAATTCAAGGTACACCTATTGCTATAGTTCCTCCTTCTGGTGGTGCTGCGGGTAATGGTTGGTCGTTCCAAGAACCACCTTTGGGTGCGCGTACTCGTCAAGGTGCTGGTGCAGGAGAAAACGGTAAAATTTATCGTCTTGAGGTAACAGGATATTCCTCTCCAGGGGCAGTTAATCGTGTATCTCGCTTCCGTCGTAGTAATAAGGTCTACCTTGTACCTTATGAGCAGCTATCTCAAGAATACCAACGTATTCACAAGCAAGGTGGCAAAATAGCAAGTATTACTGTTGTTAATTAA
- a CDS encoding ABC-3 protein — MLETIFEPLQYGFMQRSLIVAITVGVICAVVGSYLMVQRLALLGDAISHSVLPGLAIAYIIDANIFLGAFIAGIISTILINLIATQSNIKEDTAMGIVFSAFFALGITLITVVQKDNKIDLNHFLFGNILAVNGNDVRDTLIIAGIVLSVVILFYKELLFYTFDKLGAQAVGLPVALLDLGLMILIGLTIVASLKAVGVVLVLSLLITPSASAYLLVSRLHLVMLLGVAIGVFSSITGMYLSYNYNLPSGAAIVLVASGIFVLTLLFSPSQGLLTNPSFNWGSSPIIKELKSLTSKRNRS, encoded by the coding sequence ATGTTAGAGACTATATTTGAACCATTACAATATGGCTTTATGCAGCGATCTTTGATAGTAGCTATTACTGTCGGGGTAATTTGTGCTGTGGTAGGGAGTTATTTAATGGTACAAAGATTAGCATTATTAGGAGATGCAATCAGTCATTCCGTTTTACCAGGATTAGCGATCGCCTATATTATTGATGCTAATATTTTCCTCGGTGCATTTATTGCAGGAATCATTAGCACTATTTTAATTAATTTAATTGCGACTCAATCCAATATCAAAGAAGATACAGCAATGGGAATTGTCTTCTCTGCCTTTTTTGCTTTGGGAATTACTTTAATTACGGTGGTGCAGAAAGATAATAAGATTGATCTCAATCATTTTTTATTTGGGAATATCTTAGCTGTTAATGGCAATGATGTTAGAGACACCCTAATTATTGCTGGGATAGTCTTGAGTGTTGTCATTCTATTTTACAAGGAATTATTATTCTATACCTTTGATAAACTAGGGGCGCAAGCTGTTGGTTTACCAGTAGCTCTACTTGATTTAGGATTAATGATTTTAATTGGTTTAACTATTGTCGCTTCTCTCAAAGCAGTGGGAGTGGTTTTAGTTTTATCTTTATTAATCACCCCTTCAGCTTCTGCTTACCTTCTAGTTAGCCGTTTACATTTAGTTATGCTTTTAGGCGTAGCAATTGGCGTGTTTTCCAGCATTACAGGAATGTATCTCAGCTATAACTATAATCTGCCTTCTGGTGCTGCGATCGTTTTAGTTGCTTCTGGTATATTTGTTCTGACTCTACTGTTTAGCCCTAGTCAAGGATTATTAACCAACCCGAGTTTTAACTGGGGAAGCTCACCTATAATTAAGGAGTTAAAAAGCTTAACATCAAAAAGAAATAGATCTTAA
- the cpeE gene encoding phycoerythrin-associated linker protein CpeE: protein MSLWITDVRPVELKERQAQQDLDIVIRTAYTQVLGNAYLLEGDRLSNAESLLRNGDITVRGFVRAIGQSELYRSLFFERSSQYRFIEMNCKHFLGRAPLDQAEISQHVQIYNNFGYEAEIDSYIDSDEYINAFGENIVPCPRTESNQRSILNVGFNRTYALYRGYASSDNLTNKAKLISDLAANKATPIVFPTKSSGKTPGANNKRFRIKATKASVGSLNRLSNQTYEVSYQQLNAKIKNLHRTGAKILSIEEV from the coding sequence ATGTCCTTATGGATAACTGATGTACGTCCAGTAGAATTAAAGGAACGTCAAGCACAGCAAGATTTAGATATCGTTATTCGTACTGCTTATACCCAAGTATTAGGTAATGCTTACCTCTTAGAAGGCGATCGCCTCAGTAATGCAGAATCCTTACTCAGGAATGGCGACATTACAGTACGTGGCTTTGTAAGGGCGATCGGTCAATCAGAACTGTATCGCTCTTTGTTTTTTGAGCGTTCTTCCCAGTATCGCTTTATTGAGATGAACTGCAAACATTTTTTAGGACGTGCGCCTTTAGATCAAGCAGAAATCTCCCAGCACGTACAGATTTATAACAACTTTGGTTACGAAGCAGAGATTGATTCCTATATAGATAGTGATGAATACATCAATGCTTTCGGTGAAAATATAGTTCCTTGTCCCAGAACAGAAAGTAATCAACGTAGCATACTAAATGTAGGTTTTAATCGTACTTACGCCCTTTATCGTGGTTATGCAAGCAGCGACAACCTGACTAATAAAGCTAAACTAATTTCAGATTTAGCAGCTAATAAAGCTACTCCTATTGTCTTTCCTACTAAAAGTTCTGGCAAAACTCCAGGAGCTAATAATAAACGCTTCCGCATCAAAGCAACTAAAGCTAGTGTGGGTTCTCTCAACCGTTTAAGCAATCAAACTTACGAGGTTAGTTACCAACAGCTAAATGCCAAGATTAAAAACTTGCATCGCACTGGTGCAAAAATTCTTAGCATTGAGGAAGTTTAG
- a CDS encoding BRCT domain protein, with product MPRKKTKSGARPPKKTSFLDKSQLGISLSPSALENLNEIVQETGLSKSKIIEDLVTGNIAIASPEAATTISIVSVDDTVTIEVLEGTVDSPTQQGSVGLEGEEVAQLKAKIEEYSADNQALKQLSQDKEALVAQLQQQLDSINSAGEDEKDNSAIQQQLQQEIDQLKQQLTQQETDSKATIDELTQQLHGLQDNDNNWKNQLSEKETALTQLQQEVDGFNNQLAEKETALTQLQQEVEGFNNQLSEKETALTQLQQEVDGFNNQLSEKETALTQLQQQLNDKQQEVDGFNNQLAEKETALTQLQQEVDGFNNQLAEKETALTQLQQEVDGFNNQLAEKDAALTQLQQQLHDKQQEVDGFNNQLAEKETALNQLQQEVESFNNQLSEKETALTQLQQQLNDKQQEVDGLNSNINTTASQLSEKETALTQLQQEVDGFNNQLSEKDAALTQLQQQLNDKQQEVDGFNNQLAEKETALNQLQQEVESFNNQLAEKETALTQLQQQLNDKQQEVDGLNSNINTTASQLSEKETALTQLQQEVDGFNNQLSEKDAALTQLQQQLNDKQQEVDGLNSNIKDQQQKLDTLVEENQTNIKQLTTAQEQVKTLEQQINDLNQKITTQEDNISQIQKQLEQEKTQTAEQISKVQNQTTKNQELEQQLTDRYSFIEQLNQQLEEQQQKYGALDIKGNEQNSLIEDLRSQIDKGKVTIAYRTWTIIFLGILLTISSLL from the coding sequence ATGCCACGTAAAAAAACTAAGTCTGGTGCAAGACCGCCCAAGAAAACTAGTTTTTTAGATAAGTCTCAATTGGGAATTTCTTTGAGTCCATCCGCTTTAGAAAATCTTAATGAGATTGTACAGGAAACAGGATTAAGTAAATCAAAAATTATTGAAGACTTAGTTACAGGTAATATAGCGATCGCCAGCCCTGAAGCAGCAACCACTATTTCTATTGTATCTGTAGATGATACTGTAACAATAGAAGTATTAGAAGGTACAGTCGATAGCCCAACTCAGCAAGGATCTGTTGGGTTAGAGGGAGAAGAAGTCGCACAATTAAAAGCAAAAATAGAAGAATATTCTGCTGATAATCAAGCTTTAAAACAACTTTCCCAAGATAAAGAGGCTTTGGTTGCTCAACTACAACAACAACTAGACTCTATAAATAGTGCGGGTGAAGATGAGAAAGATAATTCTGCTATACAACAGCAATTACAGCAAGAAATTGATCAATTAAAACAACAGTTAACGCAGCAAGAAACTGATAGTAAAGCTACTATTGACGAATTAACACAACAGTTACATGGGTTACAGGATAACGATAATAATTGGAAAAATCAGTTATCGGAAAAAGAAACAGCCTTAACTCAATTACAACAGGAAGTAGATGGGTTTAATAACCAGTTAGCTGAAAAAGAAACAGCATTAACTCAACTACAACAGGAAGTAGAGGGGTTTAATAACCAGTTATCGGAAAAAGAAACAGCTTTAACTCAACTACAACAGGAAGTAGATGGGTTTAATAACCAGTTATCGGAAAAAGAAACAGCATTAACTCAACTACAACAGCAGTTAAATGATAAGCAACAAGAAGTAGATGGGTTTAATAACCAGTTAGCTGAAAAAGAAACAGCCTTAACTCAATTACAACAGGAAGTAGATGGGTTTAATAACCAGTTAGCTGAAAAAGAAACAGCCTTAACTCAATTACAACAGGAAGTAGATGGGTTTAATAACCAGTTAGCTGAAAAAGATGCAGCATTAACTCAACTACAACAGCAATTACATGATAAGCAACAGGAAGTAGATGGGTTTAATAACCAGTTAGCTGAAAAAGAAACAGCTTTAAATCAACTACAACAAGAAGTAGAAAGTTTTAATAACCAGTTATCGGAAAAAGAAACAGCATTAACTCAACTACAACAGCAGTTAAATGATAAGCAACAAGAAGTAGATGGCTTAAATAGCAATATTAATACTACTGCTAGCCAGTTATCGGAAAAAGAAACAGCCTTAACTCAATTACAACAGGAAGTAGATGGGTTTAATAACCAGTTATCCGAAAAAGATGCAGCATTAACTCAACTACAACAGCAGTTAAATGATAAGCAACAGGAAGTAGATGGGTTTAATAACCAGTTAGCTGAAAAAGAAACAGCTTTAAATCAACTACAACAAGAAGTAGAAAGTTTTAATAACCAGTTAGCTGAAAAAGAAACAGCATTAACTCAACTACAACAGCAGTTAAATGATAAGCAACAAGAAGTAGATGGCTTAAATAGCAATATTAATACTACTGCTAGCCAGTTATCGGAAAAAGAAACAGCCTTAACTCAATTACAACAGGAAGTAGATGGGTTTAATAACCAGTTATCCGAAAAAGATGCAGCATTAACTCAACTACAACAGCAGTTAAATGATAAGCAACAAGAAGTAGATGGCTTAAATAGCAATATCAAGGATCAGCAACAAAAATTAGATACCCTAGTTGAAGAAAATCAAACAAACATCAAACAATTAACAACCGCACAAGAGCAAGTAAAAACCTTAGAACAACAAATCAATGATTTAAATCAAAAAATAACCACTCAAGAAGACAATATTAGTCAAATTCAAAAACAACTAGAACAAGAAAAAACGCAAACAGCCGAACAAATTAGCAAAGTTCAAAACCAAACAACCAAAAATCAGGAACTTGAACAACAATTAACCGATCGCTATAGTTTTATAGAACAATTGAACCAACAGCTAGAAGAGCAACAGCAAAAATATGGTGCATTAGATATAAAAGGTAACGAACAAAATAGTTTAATTGAAGATTTGCGATCGCAAATAGACAAAGGAAAGGTTACGATAGCTTATAGAACTTGGACAATAATTTTCTTAGGAATTCTCTTAACTATTTCTTCGCTACTGTAG
- a CDS encoding type III restriction protein res subunit, with the protein MTNSLENLTNINWQQLAQSYRRKSQSYRLREKREKYQFSKQKIPSFPPDLHLRKYQQQAVANWLENKGRGTLKMATGSGKTIIALAIALELYQQIGLKVLLIVCPYRHLVVQWQRECEKFNLHPMMAMNRVENWQGELANNLYNLTTNSQNFLTIITTNSTLISVGFQSQLKYFPPKTLIVGDEAHNLGSTRLKSSLPRNIGLRLALTATPERQYDEIGTEAMLNYFGGIIEPEFTLADAIEQGALVRYLYYPVFVELTAPEAVSYANLTKRIGWILNKNPSFENNETLTSLLTKRSRLIASAANKLNCLKELMLSRLETSHTLFYCGDGYLNNYNVRQIDAVTRLLGQELGYRVNTYTTQTSIEERESLRRQFELGELQGLVAIRCLDEGIDIPAIKTAIILASSSNPRQFVQRRGRILRPYPGKDQATLFDTIVIPPNLERDIWEVEKNLLRKELLRFMTFAQLADNSQFAIQQLLQLQARYDL; encoded by the coding sequence ATGACTAATTCATTGGAAAATTTAACTAATATAAATTGGCAACAATTAGCACAGTCATATCGTCGTAAATCTCAATCTTATCGCTTACGAGAAAAGAGAGAAAAATATCAGTTTAGTAAGCAAAAAATTCCTAGTTTTCCCCCAGATTTACACCTGAGAAAATATCAACAACAAGCAGTTGCTAATTGGCTTGAAAATAAAGGTAGGGGAACTTTAAAAATGGCTACAGGTAGTGGTAAAACGATTATTGCCCTAGCGATCGCCTTGGAATTGTATCAACAAATTGGGTTAAAAGTATTATTAATAGTATGTCCTTATCGACACTTAGTAGTGCAATGGCAAAGGGAATGTGAAAAATTCAATCTTCACCCAATGATGGCGATGAATCGAGTTGAAAACTGGCAAGGTGAATTAGCTAACAATCTCTACAATTTAACTACTAATTCCCAAAATTTTCTCACAATTATTACTACAAATTCTACTTTAATCAGTGTAGGTTTTCAATCCCAGTTAAAATATTTTCCACCTAAAACTTTAATTGTGGGTGATGAGGCGCATAATTTAGGTTCAACTCGTTTAAAATCATCTTTACCTCGTAACATAGGCTTACGTTTAGCACTTACCGCTACCCCTGAAAGACAATATGACGAAATAGGAACAGAAGCGATGTTAAACTATTTTGGTGGGATAATTGAGCCTGAATTTACTTTAGCTGATGCCATCGAGCAAGGAGCATTAGTACGATATTTATATTATCCAGTTTTTGTGGAATTGACTGCACCAGAAGCAGTTAGCTATGCTAATCTGACTAAGCGCATTGGCTGGATTTTAAATAAAAACCCCAGTTTTGAAAATAACGAGACTTTAACTTCATTATTGACTAAGCGATCGCGTTTGATTGCCTCAGCAGCTAATAAGTTAAACTGTTTAAAGGAATTAATGCTGTCTCGCCTGGAAACTAGCCACACCTTATTTTATTGTGGAGACGGATATCTAAATAATTATAATGTTCGTCAAATTGATGCTGTTACTCGCCTATTAGGTCAAGAATTAGGATATCGTGTTAATACCTATACTACCCAAACCTCCATTGAAGAGCGAGAAAGTTTACGCCGTCAATTTGAATTGGGAGAATTACAAGGGTTAGTAGCTATTCGTTGTTTAGATGAAGGTATAGATATTCCTGCTATCAAAACTGCGATTATTTTGGCAAGTAGTAGTAATCCTCGTCAATTTGTTCAACGTCGTGGCAGAATTTTACGCCCTTATCCTGGTAAAGATCAAGCAACTTTATTTGATACTATCGTTATTCCCCCTAATTTAGAGCGAGATATCTGGGAAGTTGAGAAAAATTTATTGCGTAAAGAATTATTGAGATTTATGACTTTTGCTCAATTAGCTGATAATTCTCAATTTGCTATACAGCAATTACTGCAACTTCAAGCCAGATATGATTTATAA